A window of Calonectris borealis chromosome 3, bCalBor7.hap1.2, whole genome shotgun sequence contains these coding sequences:
- the DSTN gene encoding destrin, with the protein MASGVQVADEVCRIFYDMKVRKCSTPEEIKKRKKAVIFCLSPDKKCIIVEEGKEILVGDVGVTVTDPFKHFVQMLPEKDCRYALYDASFETKESKKEELMFFLWAPEQAPLKSKMIYASSKDAIKKKFQGIKHECQANGPEDLNRACIAEKLGGSLVVAFEGSPV; encoded by the exons ATG GCATCTGGAGTACAAGTTGCTGATGAGGTATGCCGTATCTTCTATGACATGAAAGTGCGGAAGTGCTCTACGCCTGAGGAAattaagaagaggaagaaggctgTCATCTTCTGCCTCAGTCCAGACAAAAAGTGCATTATTGTGGAAGAAGGCAAAGAGATTCTGGTGGGAGATGTCGGTGTGACAGTTACCGACCCTTTCAAGCACTTTGTGCAGATGCTTCCTGAGAAGGATTGCCGTTATGCCTTGTATGATGCAAGCTTCGAGACCAAGGAATCCAAAAAAGAAGAGCTGATGTTTTTCTTGTG GGCACCAGAACAAGCACCTCTCAAAAGTAAGATGATCTACGCAAGCTCCAAGGATGCAATCAAAAAGAAGTTTCAAG GCATAAAGCATGAATGCCAAGCAAATGGGCCAGAGGACCTCAACCGAGCTTGCATTGCTGAGAAGCTAGGAGGCTCCCTAGTCGTAGCTTTTGAAGGAAGTCCCGTGTAG